Below is a genomic region from Cydia amplana chromosome 27, ilCydAmpl1.1, whole genome shotgun sequence.
gccccacttaaatctttattttattctgtttttagtatttgttgttatagcggcaacagaaataaatcatctgtgaaaatttcaactgtctagctatcacggttcgtgagatacagcctggtgacagacggacggacggacagacggacagcggagtcttagtaatagggtcccgtttttaccctttgggtacggaaccctaaatagggTATGGATCCTAGTCAGGATAGCCGCTGCGGGGTCGCGGACGCATTGCGCGAGCTTCCCCGCAACCCCGCAACCATAGCGGCGAGAGGTCACCatggggtttagtgggtagtggGGCCTCTTTACAGCCCTGAGTCCCACACAACCGTCCGGGTTTCTCCCCGGCCCGGCGGTATGCGAACAAGCATTCcccacgtaaaaaaaaaaaaaaaaaaaagggctgcaccgtcattgaagaaatgttggatgggTTTGAATCTGTGCCGTGTCCCACGGATATATGCTTTGActaagttttaatatttatttttaacttcttatgtttttttttgaagtgcaaagttctttagcggcgctgtgcactttttgtgatggggaaaaatgttaaactcgtaacaggtgtcacgtgaccgtaagacgtagacggacacgtgacctgatcgaaaaattgTTACTTCAATcgcttcaatgtcattgagtttttctttatttatttaaaagccatctagtgagtttccccctaactggtattaatataactcgagtactaacagtgatctgcttaggggtttcaagtaatgcgaccaagtaacgctagatggcgttaacctcaattatacacagtgctgcagacattttgcaatagtgattgagttttcacttctgccgacactccctgagtgcaaacCTTTTTCTGTATGCATGTGCCTAGATTTAagatttttcaaacacaatgtaatattgttattgaataaataaatgaatgaaatgaatgtacatcactctattgataggcgAAGACCGCATgcaaatccgttcagtagttttcgagtttatcacAAACACATAtaacttattaaattgtacaacgggattaACACTATCACTAccaggaacccacctggtgggcgctcgtgaaTTTTACTCAGaacccgctgggcgggttgttttatacgcagctatagacgaccggtttctggggtagtgcgccgttttttgtctggtagtgaatgtgttaatcgcgtatgtaagttttaagatttacctccgacgtttcgaggacggcgttgtctccgtggtctcggagaagactcaaCTTACACAAAGACATATAACTTTAACACACACTTCATATAACTTTTCACAAAGactatttgtgacgttccacgggaaaaggtaccttatggcacctggcgcatacgtcgcatagcaccgcaattgcATTGacgcggcgttaataatagcgtaagcgccaaccgccataaggtacatttacccgtgggacgtcacatataactttaaccatagagaaatatagtaagacaagagtgctcactccatacatcagtccagactattaatttcagtgtctacatctagcatcgaactaaatctattgtcaagtagcagtacttatagttccgctactcgatgctagatgctaatagtctttttggtactaaaactgatgtatggagtgagtactctatgtatttttttctctatgctttaacACACACTTTATATAACTTTTCACAAAGACTATTAAATAGTAATGTAAAACTATTAAATGGTAATTTAAATTTGACCAATTTCCTTTATAATTTGACGATGCGTGTTGCGGATGACATATGTGacaaaatgcattttaatttgacgaggcctgaggtggatgagctttctgtatgatgatgaagcctgcgctgtggatcCTATGCTATCTATGCTATTATTGTGttggtttaataaatattttttttatactgtaaatgtttgacattgactaagaaaaaaaaaaatttaaattttatatacgAGTTTATTGTCAGCTGGGCTAGGTGGCGCGGTGCAGCTGCGCTAGCTGGTGCGCGAGGCGCTCctggcgcgcgcgccgcgcctgCCCGAGCGCGCGCCGCGACGCGAACTGACAGATGAAACTGTCCACAGGCATCTTACCTGCCAACAAATAGTACATTTCCATTCCATaatcatacctcgcaaccgagctagcaaatctgtagcagttgtacgtcaaggTTATCacaactacgcataaactaaagtacaaaaaatattttttctttgttttcaaacacaccaatattttcaagcagtgaaaattccatgttaatatttgaaagaaatgcgtaaaaaaacgtgattttataaacaaaataacagatacattgaaacgcatctaatattgacattgacctgttaatttatattattttgacactaaattaaaccgggttatatcggaagagggtcaacaaggttctcgatcaattttattaatctatatatataaatgcaagtgtcctgactgactgactgactgactgactgactgattcatcaacgcagagccgaaactacaaaagctagaaagttgaaatttgcacactagattgcatttataaagtgtacaagagataagaagcgattttgaaaaattcaacccctaagggggttaaaaaggggatgaaaggttgtatggggttcaagttttatttgaagctaggaatttgaaactttgtaaaaatgtattatattaaaaaacaagaaaagtaatttcagcgttttcgaaaattcatcccccaaggtggtgaaaaaggggttgaaagtttgtatggagatcaaatatttttgtgagtgtgggacttgaaacattgtatatgggtatattattataagacaggaaaagtaatttcagcgtttttaataattcatcccttaacagggttaaaaaggggttgaaagtttgaatccattacaaatgctttgaaacttcttagaaaggcataatagccgattacaaaaaaaagtaattgcgacgttttaggaaattcaacccctaaggaggtaaaaaaggggatgaaactttgtcttggggtgcaaattttattttaagctaggaccttgaaacttcgcaaaaaggtattaaattaaaaaacaacaaaactaatttcagcgtttttaaacattcatcccccgaggtggtgaaaaaggggttgaaagtttgtacggagatcaaatatttttgagagtgcgggacttgaatctttgtataaaggcatagtATTAGAAatgaagaaaagtaatttcagcgtttttaaaaattcatctcttaaaagggttaaaaaggggatgagagtttgtatggggttcaagttttattttaagctaggaatttgaaactttgtgaaaatgtattatattaaaaaataagaaatgtaatttcagcgttttcgaaaattcatcccccaaggtggtgaaaaaggggttgaaagtttgtatggagatcaaatatttttgtgagtgtgggacttgaaactttgtatatgggtatattattataagacaggaaaagcaatatcagcgtttttaaaaattcatcccttaacagggttaaaaaggggttgaaagtttgaatccattacaagtgctttgaaacttcttagaaaggcataatagccgattacaaaaaaaagtaattgcgacgttttaggaaattcaacccctaagggggtaaaaaaggggatgaaactttgtcttggggtgcaaattttattttaagctaggaccttgaaacttcgcaaaaaggtattaaattaaaaaacaacaaaactaatttcagcgtttttaaaaattcatcccccgaggtggtgaaaaaggggttgaaagtttgtacggagatcaaatatttttgagagtgcgggacttgaatctttgtataaaggcataatattagatatgaagaaaagtaatttcagcgtttaaaaaaattcatcgcttaaaagggttaaaaggggttgaagtatgtatagggtttaaattttattttaagctacgaatttgtaacttcgtaaaaagttatttcattcaaagaaaagaaaactcatgtcagcgtttttcaaaattcaacatttaaggtggtgaaaaaggcgttgaaaatttgtatggaggtcaaaaatttttttaagtgcgggacttgaatctttgtataatgacatattattagaatacgagaaaagtaatttcagattttttaaaaattcatcccctataagggtccaaaaggggttgaaagtttgtatagggttcaaattttatttaaagctaggaacttgaaacttcgtgaaaaggtattttattaaaaaacaagaaaacctattcagcgttttaaaaaattcatcccccgaggaggtgaaaaaggggttgaaagtttgtatggagatcaaatatttttgagaatgcgggacttaaatttttgtattaagccatattattagaacacaagaaaactaatttcagcgtttttaaaaaatcatcgcataacagggttaaaaaggggttgaaagtttgtttaggttacctataatttattatttaaagctaggaacttgaagcttcataaaaaggtattttattaagagaaaagaaaactaatttcagagtctttgataattcatcccccaaggcggtgaaaagggggttgaaaatttgtatggaacccaaatatttatttgagtgcgtgacttgaatcgttgtataaaggcatattattagaatacaagaaaagtaattttagcgtttttaaaaattcatcccctaactaaAGGTTTAAACACTAAACTAAAGgttttaggttttattaaatagtggacttgaaaatcttctgggggttgagagagattatatcgagaacattattttattcagttaggggcttgaaacttcgtagccaggttgtgaaagactaatctcatgcgttgtacagtcgactacaaagagatatatccactttttcaccttactgccttgtaataaggtgaaaaagtggatacatctctttgtagtcgaccctataataattaacaaatgattaaccatccctactgctatcttttgctgcataatgttccaagctaatgtagaatttataaccaccaatatacaaatccacgcgtacgaagtcgcgggcaacagctagtcttacatacaataaagttaaagcaaaatggttcatcagaatcgccaaccctgacacaaaactgtcatatgctacggttttgctagctccgttgcggggtatgttcataatgtatctctcagcatagagaaaaaaatacatagagtgctcactccatacatcagttttagtaccaaaaagactattagcatctagcatcgagtagcggaactatcagtactgctacttgacaatagatgtagcaccgaccggaaagtcttatgctgttgagataagactttccggtcggtgctacatctattgtcaagtagcagtactgatagttccgctactcgatgctagatgtagacactgaaattaatagtctgaactgatgtatggagtgagcactctatgtatttttttctctgtgctctcagttacttaaaggttagctggaagagatcccttaacgggataagttcgcctttgtacacatttactggattatctctgtgttatgtacttgttttgtgcaataaagtgtttactactactactacattattgtcgaggttcggaagtagctacttgcaggctgaggattcggtttaaacggacgaccttgggagtccgtttaattgaatccgaagccagcaagtagccttccagccgagtcatatatagtgcttttctcaaaaatggtgcaagaaatagaaatattttacagaagcaactttctaattttcacagaaaaaaataaaaccattaaaaagatttgcttgccgccttttttttaattaaaaaaaaaagtgtatttttctgctgaaaatacgccaacgtatttgagacacgagacacctaaatagtcgcggtaccaacattataataataagtgctgatctgtttggctgtttaatgggcCTATGCcatcatttgatatggccatttaaagttttaaaaagtttggaactcgttaaataatggaatttgtatgcaacattgcagtcccgaaatcgagactacaatgtttttaacattttaattttttgaatgaccataaactacgcacttcgcgacctattttttaaccggcaacgtcgactttgccgtccatttttgagaaaatatatattaccacCTATAAACAGCTGCCAGATACCTGGATACAATCATAAGGATAAAGAAAGGACACtgaacacattcagtgccgaaaacccgactatcgggtattttatgatttcgttcccaggccggacgacccgatagtcgagatcgtggtacagtcagcagcagaagttgcttagcgggcgaggtgttcaaaattacattgacacgctcttattctcttaacaataaagtcgcgtcaagatcattgtgaacgcctggcccgcttagcaacttctgctgctgactatactacacctttatatgaagGAATTGTTGTGGCCTAGCGCGGATTTCTTGTTCGGCTTGGCAATGGCaaaatatgtgttaaaatttatatttcatatttaactgCACATTTGCAGTAACTATGTACTGTATTCGTGCATAGACAAAACcaaaaaaaccttaaaaacatatttttttattgggatCATAAtcatataatagtattttatgcaaccgttgtttaagaggtcaaaaaaaataaagacgccacgagtattttttgactcagttaaacaacgttgcatacaatactttttctacgaccaagcacttactttgaaataaaattgtaaatttaacaaatatttttcattcaagaagtagcaaagaatcctcagggtacgggcgggaaaagaatgaatgaaataaaaaaacatgtctatggttcactcatctgtcagttatgacaattaaaattggGTTGGCACGTTGTCTGGTTTGTGACGTCTTTAACAATTGGAAGTAGTTGTGTTGTCCGTAGGTTGAATTGCTTGTGTTTGTTTGTAGGGTGGATGGATACTCTACCGAACACCGTCTATACATCACCGACGATCTTTATCATACAGGCCGTGTGTTATCCAACCTCGACACTGGCGGAATCATCAAGCCCTGATGGAGCCATAATAcacaaaaattgattgattgataatgcatttcatacaatattttttaagtggtgattacacgaagtatcgtaaaagtgccataaagatactgcgtgtatgcacaaatacttttttgaggaatagactaaagacttgtcttgacaactataagataggggtttaaaggtgtgtgcacgatcctttaaatgaaaaataaaagtacgggagtagaaaaaataagaaaacaaatACCTGCTTTACCTTTTATCCCTATATTTTCCCCAGGAATTCCGTCTCTGTCACTCACCTAGTAGGAACTGCTCAGCGATGGTTTCAGCATCTTCGTCTGCCTTTAAGGCGGCCGCCTTTAGGCAATCCCTGATGCGGTGCGGGTCGTACTCTTCCGACAATTTCTGGTGTCTGccacacaaacaaacaaataaataaataatttttggtttaagcttttatcgctgactgtacttttctttccacaggcaactaatactcatcgagacaattctaataaccccaaacacaatagggggtattactacaatgttctgccgccagagtgcaacactagcacccatcgtaaaccatagagtaacttataccatagagaaaaaaatacatagagtgctcactccatacatcagttttagtaccaaaaagactattagcatctagcatcgagtagcggaactatcagtactgctacttgacaatagatgtagcaccgaccggaaagtcttatctcaacagcataagactttccggtcggtgctacatctattgtcaagtagcagtactgatagttccgctactcgatgctagatgtagacactgaaattaataatctaactgatgtatggagtgagcactcttgtcttactatatttctcgcTTATACATACTgcgccttaaactgttttttgacaagttttcacagacaataaaatatggcattgatacatcaaggcggtttgtttacaaagggcctaccgggaaacgcgaaatcgaaactcagctatctgcctctttatcgctcgaatatgcaagagtgatagagaggttagataccAACATTTTTACtgtcgtttgcggtagacccttagattgtgacggattgtggaagtggcgccccctacgcagagtttcgtgtaatattccctattaggttgcattgttttatcagatgatggagacaggaggtggccataggcactctgataaaacaacacaacctaattgtgtttggggtttttagaattgtctcgattagtattagttgcctgtggaaagaaaagtacagtcagcgataaaagcttgtaccaaaaatttatgcattcatttataatattagtacctatggataaaaaaaaaaaaaaaaatatgttatccTCACCTAGTATGTAGCTCCTCATAGTTAATCTTCATCTGCACCAGCGCGGATATCCGGTCGACTACATCAGTCTTCATCGCGTCAAGTCTCTGCTGTTCAGCTATATTGTCCCGGGCTATGCTCTCGATGCTGAGCATCAGCTCCTCCGTCTCCAGGTTGAGTGCTAGGAGTTGGGGCGTGGTTTCCAGAAGTTTGTCCTGCAGATGAGATGGGTGAATCTAAAGTCAGACGCTACGAGCGAATAATCTTAAGAGATatgataaatttaataagtagTTCATAAATAAGATATGATAAAAATAAGGTttttaactggtagagaatgccttatggcattaagtccgccttttgtactataaagtttttcttttgtgcaataaagattaaataaataagtcggGAACAACACCGAAACTCGCTAAGGTGCGTGATATATTAAACGGCAAAACAATAATCAAgtcatacatattaaaaattaaagatatctaatattgatacggttttaacaccccctggcactgaccaaaataactaaaataacggacttggtttcacattacatctcaaaacttttttctagtagaagaattgcgttgcaagacttgcatctttttacatgtaatgtttttgatggtatatgtacatatttggagaagagtggcccacgacagaccccagtggaaagagctagaggaggccttcgccaagcggcacactgaggttataaataaataaatataaataaatattatagaacattcttatacagattgactaagtcccacagtaaactcaagaaggcttgtattgtgggtactcagacaacgatatatataatatacaaatacatagaaaacacccaagactcaggaacaaacatCTGCGTtagtcacacaaataaatgcccttactaggattcgaacccaggaccgcggcttaacaggcagggtcactacccactaggccagaccagtcgtcaaaatagGTTATAGGTTCTCGCGGGCTCGGTTTCCGCAACACGACGTCttattattgcgcctattttgcgtgatgggttggcggcaCTATACTTGCCAACCCAactctaccaggaagcctagcagaccctaGCAGTTAagagacatactctaactcagaaTAAAAGGGCTTAATATATAGATAGATGTACCTATTTCAGTCATCATCATCTACCAGGTTAGTTTCTGGTCAGCATAAAAACGTGACAACTCAAAGGTTACCTGCAAGTCAGGGTTCTCCAGGATCTCATGCAGCTCCTCGATGGTCAGCTCCCCGAGCTCCGGGATCAGGAGGGAGTGTGACGGGTGCGAGGGGCTGCTCTGCGAGGACTCCTCTTCTACCGGCAGCGCCTTTTGGAGCTCCCTGTGTCGGTGGAAcgataaaatcaaaaatattcgccagcgagttggctcgcgagccaacccggtatccattgcgcgcggctgacGTTCGATGGTTGACGCGATATGGAGATGGGGCTTTATAAGTGTTAAAAACTATAAAACTGATACTATATtgacatttctaagcacatttggagctcactacctatttttaattcatagtttagtatttattttacaattaacaaagttataaatacacagTCATTCCGGCAccaaaaaccccgatgtatggtaAAGTTATTGTTCTTTAATTACTTCAACAGATAAAAAAGTAAGTAAACGctttattgtacagtcgccatcagatatataggaACAGCCaatgtgctcaaaaatatttggtaTTTGAGAGATACATGATAGAgacatgttcagatatttgtgagcacctcggccgcacCAATATCTAATGGCAActgtacgaaaaaaaaattggttacaTCAGATACAACAAAAATGTGTAGTACAAAGGCAAACTTATCCAGAGCGTTATAAAATGCCATAGTATTAATTTTAAAGATAACCTATACGTGCTTACCTAATAACAGCATGAACCACTCTCCCTAAATCCGAATGCACGGTAAACTGAATGAGCCCCGGAGCCCCAACCACTTGACTCGAGTGTTCCGCCACCCACGGATGAGAAACCGGAGGATTCACCAATATAACCGGCTTCTCATTAGGAAACTCAGGCCCTAATATCACGTTCAAGCTGAAATTCTTCCCATTTATAGTGAAATCTACTTTGTATTCCGCATTTTCAGTCACTTCTTGAACGTTGTCATTGAATATTTTTAGAGTATCGATTTGCCTTTTACGAACGTCTTGCTCGTTGTAATATTGCCGTGGCAGCATTGCTGCAACCTTATAATTGCTGAAAAACAACGTATGTTACGAATTAAGGGCATTTATGGCCAAAAACGACGAGGAACAAAGATTAGTACTTAGGTATTAAGTCATGTAACTATAACTCATTTAATATCCTAATATTGCTTTAGATATCGATATATCTCTTACCAAGTTGTGTATTGTTATTGAAGCCCAATTTTTGACGAAACTAGAGCAAGTAGCGTTAACTTATTTGGAGTATGCGGACCgagatcaataaataaaataataaacagtgAACGTAGAACACAGGCACGCACTGTAAGTGAACGTTTGAGTCGTTTGACATGACATTTGTCGACAATCGTTCGGAAACCCTACCcagttatagttggtcaaaccaatttgtcagtaaataagaacaaagaaaactatactcgtccttttcttttgggtgctagtactaatagtgtaagacaaagatagtatgattctctctgtttaaaatgagtcctttgacaaactgcgTTTGCaagttaaaaaccggccaagtgcgaatcggagcacgaagggttccgtccCGTACCATTGCGCAAAagccacgtttgttgtatgcttagccacttaaatatttattttattgttttagtgTTGGttgttggcaacagaaatactgttaaaatttcaactggtGACAGACTGGTGAGCACATTAAGTCTGTGCTGGTGAGAGTCTTAGTACTTAGGGTCCCGCTTTTACCCAtctggtacggaaccttaata
It encodes:
- the LOC134660487 gene encoding vacuolar protein sorting-associated protein 37A-like, whose protein sequence is MLPRQYYNEQDVRKRQIDTLKIFNDNVQEVTENAEYKVDFTINGKNFSLNVILGPEFPNEKPVILVNPPVSHPWVAEHSSQVVGAPGLIQFTVHSDLGRVVHAVIRELQKALPVEEESSQSSPSHPSHSLLIPELGELTIEELHEILENPDLQDKLLETTPQLLALNLETEELMLSIESIARDNIAEQQRLDAMKTDVVDRISALVQMKINYEELHTRHQKLSEEYDPHRIRDCLKAAALKADEDAETIAEQFLLGKMPVDSFICQFASRRALGQARRARQERLAHQLAQLHRAT